TAGGAAAATACTATATGCCTAAACTTTCTGCTACTATTGTATGAGTTGTGTATCAATGACCTATACCCACAACCCACAGTGCTATTTAAACCCACAGCGTTAAATTTGTGCATGGATGTGCGTACAGTTTTTTATAAATCTCTAAATCGCTCTTTATTTTCTGTGAGAAGTGTCCAGTGTGTTTAAGTTGAAGCATTGGAATAAATGGATTCTGAAATAAACTTCATCACTCAGATCCACCCATTGGTTCAACATTTAAGGAAGTAATCACCACTGTTGGCAAACCTTTACGCATTAACAATattatatttgctaaaattatctttcatttgAGTATCCGTAAAAGTATGTGTTATTAGTATTCTTAAAAAAGTTGTTGTGCTATTATTATGTTGGTTAAGTTGTTGCAATatcaaataagaagttaacacaATGGAATGATTCATGAGCCCCATGTATTCTTTTTGCGGAACGAGCATATATCTACTTTATTTGTCCAAACAGAGCTCCCCCATGTATGACAAACGAACCGATGGCAAAGGGTGGCTTGTGGTGGTGATGTGTTATGTCTCATGCATAATCCCATCAGTTGTTTTGTGATTTTTCTCATTATGTCATAATAAATTggtataactgatgatttcaagCTTAACTGTTTGAAACCTTTCCATCgttggaaaatgagaaaaaaaaaaaaaaactttcctagGTTCACTAATACagtatatttgaaaaagtaagacccgggtttcataaaTAGTCAACTGATGatataactatgttatgaaacctgtgtcatgctttttttcaatatattagtgaacttagtaaagtttattttttctttttccttaatAATTTGACATAGAATAATCTGTGATtaagttaattttattgaaatggtATGGTGATAGCCTAATGGGCACTGCTGTCCCTGATCAAAAACAGTAATCAAACGGGAAGCAATCAACAGCTTAAGTCTTTTGTGGTattgaggaaggaaggaagattgGAGAGAAATCTTGCGTTCCTATTAATCTTCTCTTAATAAATGTCATCAACTGGGCTATGGTTTCATATCAGATGGACAAAGTGCTGTACTCGAACTGAACTAAGTTTGGAGCAGGTTTTGtcttaaaattctctgccatcatTGGAATTTGAACTGATTTTCAAGGGGGTTAGAAGCCAAAAAAACTAGCAAGTCACCAATCTGATTCTCTAGTTAAACCTTTTTATGTAGTTGGTCGTGTGCATGAAGAACTAGCCTATTTTTGTGTATTACTGATTGCATACCCTTGGTATTTATCCAACAGTGATTATGCTCTGTAACTGCTTCCCCGGTGTGCTTCTCATAATTggttttttgaaagaaaattggtATTGGGTAATGTAGCTGCAACTGTCTTTTTTTAGAAAAAGGGACCTGTTTAGCAAATCACAGGCAATTCTTTCTCTCTTAACAATTAAAAGAACATCGGTTGATGCATCCCTTCactttagttgaaaatgtttaacttttggattttattggtaatattaattataatcatATGCATGTGATACTTTCTGTAACTCTCGTGGCGTTTTAAGATGCTGAGAGAAAGGAAAGAAGTCTGCATCGTTAAGTTGTGTGCCAGATAAAAATCTGCTGTCAATGTTGAATAAGAAGTGGTTTATTTTCTCTTTAGGGTGGAAAAATACCGTCCTAAAGGTTTGGATGAGCTGATATCACATGTTGATGTGATCAAAACACGtatgtattatttcatttaagtgAATGCATTTCTGTATATGGAATTGCAATTCTAACttgatcattattttttccagttgACAAATTCATCCGAGAGGATCAACTACCTCACTTACTTTTCTATGGACCACCAGGTACTGGAAAGACTTCTACCATACTGGCATGTGCTAAAAAGATGTACACTCCTAGTCAACTTAATTCAATGGTGAGCTTATTTTTATACGGTGAGCTAATTTAATGGTGAGTATATGTATGCTTACTCTATGGTAAAGGTTCGTGGATAAGTCGTTGAAGCTTAAAATTGCTTCCCTATAAAATTTGGTTTCAATGACTGACCAAGTTTTTCCCTGTGACAATCGATATATTCACTGCTTCCAGTATGTGTTGTATGAAGTATCTATGCTTTGATTTTCTCTTCCCTGCTTATCCAGCAAACTTCCTTTTGGTACTATTTCCAGATTCCCCTCTCcttttgcaataaaattaagttttgaaCTTCAATTTCAGTTGGTGCAGCTTGTGATTACTTGTAAGTTTGTTATGGTATGAATATGATTGCTGTGGTTTTACTCATTCCATTCATTTAGATATGGGTATAGCACCATTGATCATGCTCTGCAACtcatttctttattcatttaCTGTGGTGCTGTTTTTGGCTTCACTTTTTTATGGATATCAATTGATATCCATGTATCAAAGTTGTGTCTTTGTTATTGATGGCATACTTATGTATCTCTGTTAAGGTTTTGGAGCTCAATGCCTCTGATGACCGAGGAATTGGAATTGTAAGAGGAGTTATACTCAACTTTGCTAGTACTCGGACAATATTCAAAGGGGGTTTCAAGTTAATCATTCTCGATGAAGCAGATGCCATGACCAGTGATGCTCAAAATGCCCTTCGACGTAGTAAGTATTTTGTGAAGTGGAAGATGATGCTGATTCTCATCCAATGTTCATTGTTAGGGTGTGGGAAGATGGTAATATGCATTCATAACCAGTGGTTAATAATGCCATCCATCTTTTTATCAGTGGGTGCCAACATGTTCTTTGTCAAatgttatttaataaaatatagtaaCATATTTTGTCATCTCAAAAGTGGCTGGGGTAGGTGGCCTTCCTATCTGAATATACAGTCACATAACTCCACTATGAAATGTAAGAGTATGATAGtcaatgaagttttttcatttgaatgcattttaaactGTTGTTGGGGATTTGATGAGGGCTGATCATCTTCTGGCAGCTTAGTACTATGAAAGCTGATGGTATGATCTTGAAATGTACACGAATGTTTCTCCCCAGTAtttatgtccataatgcagtagAAGTGCTGATTATATGTATGTACTACACCTGTTAGCCCGAGTCATACCTGAttgaattttttgtggaaattccAAGATTTTTATCCAGTATCTAAATCAATTGTTCTGGTAAGACTCATCATTTGGCAACAGGATGGTAGTCACTGCAAAACAGGATGGCAATGGAAGGTTGTAAGCACTAATGCTGTGTGGTTTGAAGTCACTTGTAGTCATTAAGAAtgacttatatttattttaactgttGTTGTCATAAAAGCTTGGGAGTTTTTTGAGTCTTTGTTCTGCCTGATGTGTGAGTGTAGTCTGTTTTTTGTTTCAGTCATTGAGAAGTATACGGACAATGTGAGGTTCTGTATTATTTGTAATTACTTGAGCAAGATAATTCCTGCCTTGCAGTCCAGGTGCACCAGGTTTCGATTTGCTCCTTTGGTCGAGGAGCAAATACTTCCAAGACTCAATTATGTGATACAGGAAGAGAAGTGAGTTGAAAGTGGTTAAGGCATGGTTCTTTCTTGCGATCAGAATGCtttgaatgtttcctttttcctAGATAGCCTTCTTTGCAGttggcattatattttatgtacgcTTGTCCTTGTTTCAGAGTGAATGCCACAGAAGATGGTAAGCAGGCCCTGTTGACACTCGCTAAAGGTGATATGAGGAAAGTCCTGAACATCCTGCAGAGTGCCCATATGGCATATGATGAAGTAAATGAAGAGAATGTGTACTTGTGCACTGGTCACCCTCTGAAGTCAGACATTGTGCGCATCGTAAACTGGATGCTCAATGAGGATTTTGCATCTGCTTACTCACGTATCCTTCATTTTGTTCcccttatattttaaatatgtattttcaagtTGTCTACATCttgttaacccctcaagcgtgtgcgacacagcatatgcgtccttgctattccgtccctatacggtgctttaatcgtaggcatttaaaccacccagggtgctttaatttagaggcacttcagattttttgcagacatgaagtaaaatatttttttaaatcttatcactgtgcagaaaaaatccaaaaaaatatattatataaacaattgtttaaattttataattatgaatacgtatttacaattttcagacccattaactttttcctgctcctcttaTCTGATGGTTAATAGTTGACCTGTGTGAgatactgctcaaaacagggttctaagcagagtgggcagtttttgcatctatgtcttgtctcttttctctttctattttttgtgcacacaacacactttcttcttccaaccttaaatgtcttagttttcgggttttgttgaacaaaatgctgcTCGGTCAATCGCGTACATTCCGTATCGATATCAGAGGGTCGTCCTTTGCGCTGTCTAAATTCTGTCCGTGATACTTAGCaaatattttgttcactaagctcatTCTGAATGCTAGGTGATCTTTTTTATTACCAGCCTTTCGGTATAAAATGTACGCGTTTAACACAGCCGTATTaactaagtgattgaataatttcttgtaccacacttttgtcctttttatttccagcaggaacgattctaaaagttgatcttttaaatctacaccgcccatatatttattatattctgttacacgcataggtttgtttacacattctagcccgccgtttcgacttacgggttgcatttggtctgaatgctttgtagtcagcaatgcaacatcgcgtttatccttccacttcaaagcaaccaatttcccacactttgcactaacaacttctcctttctttagtttctttttgaggtttactggcatacctttacgcgtgattttcacggttccaacagcatctgttgtcctctgaactaacctatggaaaagatcgggactactgtaaaaattgtccatataaacacatctaccagagtctaatagtttctcacacaaacttagaacaactttagttgaaaaaagatctgtgtcctttgtgatttcacagcccaattttgtccctgagccacagtaaataataaaattccataaatacctgcggagtcacaaagttcaaacaattttatcccaaaccgggaagctttcatgggaatataCTGTTTTCACGGCAGTctacctttccacaacaacaaagactcatctacactgatttccttaccgggtatatgcactttttggaacttatttttcaaatattcactaattggtaaaattttatacagttttggatccttttttacaaattcctcatcggtattatctacaaaatggagaaatttggtgagcaatgaaaatctttgctcactcattacaatgggaaaaaatggagtctctaataaatgctttctgctaaaatacattctgaggcttggtttatgaattattcccatcaacatcagtaaacctaaatacacccttatttcccccagagttgtggggacccacttttggaagcgcgattttttttgcatagtaattttctctttctcacgagCAAGAAACTGTGCTGTGTAGCGGCTtatctcagtcactataattgaaattatttcatcatcaaaaaatagctcaaaatatgccaagggatcatctatacacggaacaggcaatatttgttttcccactaattcacacgcaaaaggttgaggagggttagcactgtcgatctcttgccaattattttcttgaagattcacagaaaaatgagaaggtcctTCGCTCTCTTCGGAATTGGAatccagagagtatccaattgaaatttccgaaGTAGTATCTGAACATCCTGCGCTCTCTTCTTCCAAAGCGTCATGCACTTGCTCATCGCACAACTCACGCGAGCTAGAAGccatggtcaactaaagaggggTACAGTTATGGAGTGgattcaaggccgaaaaaaaaaatcaccaaagcaagcgtagggatgaaaacaccccaacccttagcctcaaacatcgtaaataagataccaagatgcggggatgctggccggtcttcgaggctccgtgaggcgttgagtgacaatgcctggacggaccatgccttcactatcattgactcgatgaaagagaaagaaaacgatgaggcagagaagcagatgataatgaaccagagacaaaagcattcagcatccccacacgtcacacacaatcgctaagaaagctcATAACCAGAGCTTGATaggaaggatatctttcattagcatccaCCAGATGCTGACCCTAGAGGAAGCgtttctttcctgacatcagctagaaaaaaatattctaaaatacgagaacgcaaacacagaccacacaggggcacagaacgatagcaggcagatgtgtctcacatatatactcactaaaagtacatatatggaagcttaagagataggaatacctaatgaaacattcagaCGCATAGGCTgcgtcgcacacgcttgaggcatggcaatcgGATGACACAAACGCTGTGTTGCACACGCTGAGAGAACggccacgggcatttaaagtcacgcttgaggggttaataataTTGCATGTACCCTATAATGTGATCTTGTTGGTCTACGATGAACTCACCGGTTTGAAAACCCAAGAAGACTTCATCTTTATGTGCCCTGTTCAACTTTTGATCCCCATACACCTCATAGATTGAATTTCAGTGTTAATGGCTTGTTCAATTCTGTCTGTTTTTGGGtcaatctaaaaaaaagtacGTTTTCTacaggtaaaatttgaaatttttaatttttctttatttaagaaccaaaattgtgtaattacagtctGTCAATCTTTCAATCTAATGACTAAGTGGCAAAGATCGTTTGTAATATTtacacttattttaaattttactttcattttatctacAGACATGATTCATTTGTGAACAAACATGGTACATATGTCCACAGACACGACAGAAGAGGAATATTATATGTTAACTCATGAGAAAAAGTctattttatttgtcattggacattGTGTAACTTGTcatagtgtatcatcatgtccgtaGACTGCAGAGTTTGCGGACAccatgtccacggacatgacgatttcctctaaattaagttgtAGTTGGGACACATGATAGGCTAGGACACTGACCTTACTTTATTGAACTTGCTTTTAATAACCgtaaaaaaatctcattcataATTAATAAAACATGCAGAGTTTCCTATTTTTACTTGTCCACAGACATCACTTATGAGCTTGGCTCTTTCATCAAACTGAACTAAACTTTTTCTtccagcattaaaatatttactgaatgaagtgtaaactcaaacaacccaatgacaatctccttctctacacactggttgttcagggctgccaccatctcctatgaataattccccctatACCCTGTATGTCCACAGGTATtacttttttgggtaggacaaaggttttttattttata
This genomic interval from Ischnura elegans chromosome 5, ioIscEleg1.1, whole genome shotgun sequence contains the following:
- the LOC124158642 gene encoding replication factor C subunit 5, yielding MPEPEAAKANLPWVEKYRPKGLDELISHVDVIKTLDKFIREDQLPHLLFYGPPGTGKTSTILACAKKMYTPSQLNSMVLELNASDDRGIGIVRGVILNFASTRTIFKGGFKLIILDEADAMTSDAQNALRRIIEKYTDNVRFCIICNYLSKIIPALQSRCTRFRFAPLVEEQILPRLNYVIQEEKVNATEDGKQALLTLAKGDMRKVLNILQSAHMAYDEVNEENVYLCTGHPLKSDIVRIVNWMLNEDFASAYSQILELKTIKGLALEDILTEIHSYVHRIEFPAEIRIHLLIKMAEVEHRLSVGTSEKVQLSSLISAFQGVIHKVTA